One Perca flavescens isolate YP-PL-M2 chromosome 9, PFLA_1.0, whole genome shotgun sequence genomic window carries:
- the zgc:77486 gene encoding AN1-type zinc finger protein 5 has product MAQETNQTQVPMLCTMGCGFYGNPRTNGMCSVCYKEHLQRQQGGGRSSPPGEKAATSPAGSAGSAGVTVESTTSEPSTEVAGTPPEEQTSSPSSPSPVTQQMTAMSISQDSGAVDSDRAEAEEGEEEGTSSSSEPVGEAAQALSDNDQTPDKNKKKNRCFSCRKKVGLTGFDCRCGNLFCAIHRYSDKHDCPYDYRSAAAARIRKENPIVVAEKIQKL; this is encoded by the exons ATGGCTCAGGAGACCAATCAGACGCAGGTGCCAATGCTTTGCACTATGGGATGCGGTTTCTATGGTAACCCCCGCACCAACGGCATGTGCTCGGTCTGCTACAAGGAACACCTGCAGAGACAACAGGGAGGGGGGCGATCCAGCCCGCCAGGAGAGAAAG CTGCTACATCACCGGCAGGATCGGCGGGCTCAGCTGGTGTGACTGTGGAGAGTACAACCTCAGAGCCCAGTACAGAGGTGGCAGGAACCCCACCTGAGGAACAAACGAGCAG TCCCAGCTCTCCCAGCCCAGTAACTCAACAGATGACAGCTATGAGCATCTCCCAGGATTCGGGAGCTGTGGACTCTGACCGAGCGGAGGCtgaggagggagaagaggagggTACTAGCAGCAGCTCAG AGCCAGTAGGGGAAGCAGCACAAGCTTTGTCTGATAATGACCAAACTCCagataaaaacaagaaaaagaacCGCTGCTTTTCTTGCCGGAAGAAAGTAGGCCTCACTG GTTTTGACTGTCGCTGCGGGAACCTCTTCTGTGCCATTCACCGTTACTCTGACAAACACGACTGTCCCTATGATTACCGGAGTGCAGCTGCTGCCCGCATACGCAAGGAGAACCCCATCGTGGTGGCTGAGAAAATTCAGAAGTTATGA
- the plin3 gene encoding mannose-6-phosphate receptor binding protein 1 isoform X1, with protein sequence MADSGKTNETGAAAAQPVNGDQQNVVSRLSNLPLVSSACEVVSSAYSSTKDSVPLLKGVMDAAESGVRTLGAAATTGSKPLLDIIEPQLATVNEYALKGLGKMEEKLPILHQPADEVVSDTVGMVYQSVAGAKDAVVGAVMGGVGLTWAAVSGGIFTAMGTRVGQMVSSGMGLALSQSEDWVDQNLPLTERELAAVAEPVTSEVTTPSASPSYFVRLGKLSAKIQERALQQSLVRARHARDATYTTVAQITSTLDLLESARTSMGTASNQIGGASEQLLQRWTEWKQKQAGAGQTESEPDGTRDEAEQLEWRVLSMVHGLSDQLRSACSNVVSSAQGLPSAVQDQLTSARRSAEELHSSLGNTSTITPLLLERSRHHLIQVQQSLDGVMEYLLHNTPLNWLVGPFAPQVTEKVEGDVAMKQSGPPN encoded by the exons ATGGCAGACAGCGGGAAGACTAATGAGActggagctgcagcagctcaaCCTGTTAATGGAGACCAGCAG AATGTTGTTTCCCGATTGAGCAATTTGCCTCTGGTCAGTTCAGCTTGTGAGGTGGTTTCCAGCGCCTACAGTAGCACCAAAGACAGTGTGCCCTTGCTGAAGGGAGTGATGGATGCAGCAGAGAGTGGGGTCCGAACCCTGGGAGCAGCTGCCACCACGGGGTCCAAGCCTCTTTTGGACATTATAGAACCACAGC TTGCTACAGTAAACGAGTACGCCTTGAAAGGACTGGGTAAGATGGAAGAGAAGCTGCCGATTCTTCACCAACCAGCGGATGAG GTGGTGTCGGACACAGTAGGTATGGTGTACCAGTCGGTTGCAGGGGCCAAAGATGCTGTGGTGGGGGCTGTGATGGGCGGTGTCGGGCTGACCTGGGCAGCGGTCAGCGGAGGTATCTTCACCGCCATGGGCACCAGGGTGGGCCAGATGGTCAGCAGTGGGATGGGCCTGGCCCTGAGCCAGTCCGAGGACTGGGTTGACCAGAACCTACCACTCACTGAGAGGGAGCTGG CTGCTGTGGCTGAACCTGTCACCAGTGAGGTGACTACCCCGTCGGCAAGCCCCAGCTACTTTGTCCGCTTGGGGAAACTCTCTGCAAAAATACAGGAGCGAGCCCTGCAGCAGTCCTTGGTCCGTGCCCGGCATGCCAGGGATGCCACCTATACTACAGTGGCTCAGATTACCAGTACTCTGGACCTGCTTGAGAGCGCCCGTACCAGTATGGGTACCGCCAGTAACCAGATAGGAGGAGCCTCCGAGCAGCTGCTGCAGCGCTGGACAGAGTGGAAGCAGAAGCAGGCTGGAGCTGGACAGACTGAGTCAGAGCCAGATGGGACCAGAGATGAGGCTGAG CAGCTGGAATGGCGAGTCCTCTCCATGGTGCATGGTCTGAGTGATCAGCTGAGGTCAGCATGCTCCAATGTGGTGTCAAGCGCTCAGGGTCTGCCAAGTGCAGTCCAGGACCAGCTTACCAGCGCAAGGCGATCAGCTGAAGAACTGCACTCCTCTCTGGGGAACACCAGCACTATCACACCCCTCCTTCTGGAGCGCAGCCGTCACCACCTGATCCAA GTTCAACAGTCTCTGGATGGTGTAATGGAATATCTTCTACACAACACACCACTCAACTGGCTGGTGGGACCTTTTGCTCCTCAGGTCACTGAGAAAGTAGAGGGAGATGTGGCGATGAAGCAAAGTGGACCGCCCAACTAG
- the plin3 gene encoding mannose-6-phosphate receptor binding protein 1 isoform X2, producing MADSGKTNETGAAAAQPVNGDQQNVVSRLSNLPLVSSACEVVSSAYSSTKDSVPLLKGVMDAAESGVRTLGAAATTGSKPLLDIIEPQLATVNEYALKGLGKMEEKLPILHQPADEVVSDTVGMVYQSVAGAKDAVVGAVMGGVGLTWAAVSGGIFTAMGTRVGQMVSSGMGLALSQSEDWVDQNLPLTERELAAVAEPVTSEVTTPSASPSYFVRLGKLSAKIQERALQQSLVRARHARDATYTTVAQITSTLDLLESARTSMGTASNQIGGASEQLLQRWTEWKQKQAGAGQTESEPDGTRDEAELEWRVLSMVHGLSDQLRSACSNVVSSAQGLPSAVQDQLTSARRSAEELHSSLGNTSTITPLLLERSRHHLIQVQQSLDGVMEYLLHNTPLNWLVGPFAPQVTEKVEGDVAMKQSGPPN from the exons ATGGCAGACAGCGGGAAGACTAATGAGActggagctgcagcagctcaaCCTGTTAATGGAGACCAGCAG AATGTTGTTTCCCGATTGAGCAATTTGCCTCTGGTCAGTTCAGCTTGTGAGGTGGTTTCCAGCGCCTACAGTAGCACCAAAGACAGTGTGCCCTTGCTGAAGGGAGTGATGGATGCAGCAGAGAGTGGGGTCCGAACCCTGGGAGCAGCTGCCACCACGGGGTCCAAGCCTCTTTTGGACATTATAGAACCACAGC TTGCTACAGTAAACGAGTACGCCTTGAAAGGACTGGGTAAGATGGAAGAGAAGCTGCCGATTCTTCACCAACCAGCGGATGAG GTGGTGTCGGACACAGTAGGTATGGTGTACCAGTCGGTTGCAGGGGCCAAAGATGCTGTGGTGGGGGCTGTGATGGGCGGTGTCGGGCTGACCTGGGCAGCGGTCAGCGGAGGTATCTTCACCGCCATGGGCACCAGGGTGGGCCAGATGGTCAGCAGTGGGATGGGCCTGGCCCTGAGCCAGTCCGAGGACTGGGTTGACCAGAACCTACCACTCACTGAGAGGGAGCTGG CTGCTGTGGCTGAACCTGTCACCAGTGAGGTGACTACCCCGTCGGCAAGCCCCAGCTACTTTGTCCGCTTGGGGAAACTCTCTGCAAAAATACAGGAGCGAGCCCTGCAGCAGTCCTTGGTCCGTGCCCGGCATGCCAGGGATGCCACCTATACTACAGTGGCTCAGATTACCAGTACTCTGGACCTGCTTGAGAGCGCCCGTACCAGTATGGGTACCGCCAGTAACCAGATAGGAGGAGCCTCCGAGCAGCTGCTGCAGCGCTGGACAGAGTGGAAGCAGAAGCAGGCTGGAGCTGGACAGACTGAGTCAGAGCCAGATGGGACCAGAGATGAGGCTGAG CTGGAATGGCGAGTCCTCTCCATGGTGCATGGTCTGAGTGATCAGCTGAGGTCAGCATGCTCCAATGTGGTGTCAAGCGCTCAGGGTCTGCCAAGTGCAGTCCAGGACCAGCTTACCAGCGCAAGGCGATCAGCTGAAGAACTGCACTCCTCTCTGGGGAACACCAGCACTATCACACCCCTCCTTCTGGAGCGCAGCCGTCACCACCTGATCCAA GTTCAACAGTCTCTGGATGGTGTAATGGAATATCTTCTACACAACACACCACTCAACTGGCTGGTGGGACCTTTTGCTCCTCAGGTCACTGAGAAAGTAGAGGGAGATGTGGCGATGAAGCAAAGTGGACCGCCCAACTAG